The Cyclopterus lumpus isolate fCycLum1 chromosome 12, fCycLum1.pri, whole genome shotgun sequence genome window below encodes:
- the fam78ab gene encoding protein FAM78A isoform X2, translated as MRLSSSPDLWTLLWIVLLFNAMGCIQSIRCKPKSFRDSIIVLEVNTSIDPNPTSIDESSSVVLRYRTPHFRAYARVLVPPVASKETWTIGWIQACNHMEFYNTYGNKGMSSWELPDLRDGKIQAISDSDGVNYPWYGNTTETCTVVGPTKKDSKFTVSMNDNFYPSVTWGVPVSDSNVPQLSSIRRDQSFTTWLVAINPATSETLVLQTIRWRMRLHIHVDPEKPLGDRAALNEPVTQEQPQILGKNEPISSNAMVKPNANDAQVLMWRPKNGDPMVVIPPKY; from the exons ATgcgtctttcttcttctccagacCTCTGGACGTTGTTGTGGATTGTGTTGCTATTTAATGCAATGGGCTGTATCCAGAGTATCAGGTGTAAGCCCAAGAGTTTCCGAGACAGTATCATCGTCCTGGAGGTGAACACTTCCATCGACCCCAACCCCACCAGCATCGACGAGTCATCCAGCGTGGTCCTGCGCTACCGGACACCGCACTTCCGAGCTTATGCCCGGGTCCTTGTGCCGCCAGTCGCCAGTAAAGAGACATGGACCATTGGCTGGATTCAAGCCTGTAACCACATGGAGTTCTACAATACGTATGGAAACAAAGGGAT GTCAAGTTGGGAGCTCCCCGACCTGCGTGATGGCAAAATCCAGGCCATCAGCGACTCGGATGGAGTGAACTACCCGTGGTACGGCAACACAACGGAGACCTGCACCGTGGTGGGCCCCACCAAGAAGGACAGCAAGTTCACCGTTAGTATGAATGACAATTTCTACCCCAGCGTGACCTGGGGTGTGCCCGTCAGCGACAGCAACGTGCCTCAGCTTAGCAGCATCCGCCGCGACCAGAGCTTCACGACGTGGCTGGTGGCCATTAACCCGGCCACCTCAGAGACACTCGTGCTGCAGACGATCCGCTGGAGGATGCGGCTTCACATCCACGTGGACCCAGAGAAGCCTCTGGGTGACAGGGCTGCGCTGAACGAGCCCGTGACCCAGGAACAACCCCAGATCCTGGGCAAGAATGAGCCCATCTCCTCGAACGCCATGGTCAAGCCCAACGCCAATGACGCCCAGGTGCTGATGTGGCGGCCAAAGAACGGTGACCCCATGGTGGTCATCCCACCTAAATACTGA
- the fam78ab gene encoding protein FAM78A isoform X1 produces the protein MGCIQSIRCKPKSFRDSIIVLEVNTSIDPNPTSIDESSSVVLRYRTPHFRAYARVLVPPVASKETWTIGWIQACNHMEFYNTYGNKGMSSWELPDLRDGKIQAISDSDGVNYPWYGNTTETCTVVGPTKKDSKFTVSMNDNFYPSVTWGVPVSDSNVPQLSSIRRDQSFTTWLVAINPATSETLVLQTIRWRMRLHIHVDPEKPLGDRAALNEPVTQEQPQILGKNEPISSNAMVKPNANDAQVLMWRPKNGDPMVVIPPKY, from the exons ATGGGCTGTATCCAGAGTATCAGGTGTAAGCCCAAGAGTTTCCGAGACAGTATCATCGTCCTGGAGGTGAACACTTCCATCGACCCCAACCCCACCAGCATCGACGAGTCATCCAGCGTGGTCCTGCGCTACCGGACACCGCACTTCCGAGCTTATGCCCGGGTCCTTGTGCCGCCAGTCGCCAGTAAAGAGACATGGACCATTGGCTGGATTCAAGCCTGTAACCACATGGAGTTCTACAATACGTATGGAAACAAAGGGAT GTCAAGTTGGGAGCTCCCCGACCTGCGTGATGGCAAAATCCAGGCCATCAGCGACTCGGATGGAGTGAACTACCCGTGGTACGGCAACACAACGGAGACCTGCACCGTGGTGGGCCCCACCAAGAAGGACAGCAAGTTCACCGTTAGTATGAATGACAATTTCTACCCCAGCGTGACCTGGGGTGTGCCCGTCAGCGACAGCAACGTGCCTCAGCTTAGCAGCATCCGCCGCGACCAGAGCTTCACGACGTGGCTGGTGGCCATTAACCCGGCCACCTCAGAGACACTCGTGCTGCAGACGATCCGCTGGAGGATGCGGCTTCACATCCACGTGGACCCAGAGAAGCCTCTGGGTGACAGGGCTGCGCTGAACGAGCCCGTGACCCAGGAACAACCCCAGATCCTGGGCAAGAATGAGCCCATCTCCTCGAACGCCATGGTCAAGCCCAACGCCAATGACGCCCAGGTGCTGATGTGGCGGCCAAAGAACGGTGACCCCATGGTGGTCATCCCACCTAAATACTGA